The window ATGCGGGTAAACCAATCTTTGTGGATCTTCAAAAGGTCGGATTGGGTACCTATGACGAAAAATATTCCCAGGCCATGATTATAACTGGAAGCAATGTTCCGCTGAATTGGTATACGATTCCTGTTGGGCTCGGGATTTCAGATCCCAACTTCAACTGGGACACTGTCTATTTCACTAACGCCTCGGGAGATTGTTTGTATTACTGGATAGAGAGTCAAGAGGCTAATTCGCAAGGCTCATCGGCGTGGTTCTGGCTGAATGTGACCAACATTCCTGCTAATTCCCGGACGGAGATATACATCAACTACGGCGGCTCCGGAAACCCGTGCGTTGATCACAACGATCCAGACAAAGTTTTCCTGCTTTACGATGACTTTAACGACATCTCCAATTGGAATTCCCGGGGTGGTGTTTCCCCTCCTTCAAACGGCGTTCTGTCACTCTATCCGGGGCAGTGGATTTGGACAAAGCGTCAATTCCCTGCACCATACCATGTCGAAGCTGTAGTCTCTCTGGGGCCGGATGATATGACGAATCCCTATGATGTTATCTCATCTCTGTTTGGAGACATTCAGATTTCCCTGGGTTCTTTTTTCCTTCCCTGGATACTGCCGTCTGGAGAAGGGTATGGTGAGGGAATTGGTAACGCTTACTGGTTCACTCGGATTCCTCTGAACGGAGAGGCTCAGTTCAACGTCAACTCTCCACAGCTAGATAAAAACAGTGTGTCCTGGAACTACGGAATTTCCGGTTCACGATACACTGTGGGGCGGTGGAGTTTTATTGATATGTTCTCCCTCGGGGATGCCATTGCCATTTATCAGAACGGGAATTCAATGGCCTATTACAACGTTCTCCCAGGCCAGTATGGTTCAGTTGGATTTGGCCAGTATAGCGGGGGCCCCCTGTTGATTGATTACCTCTTCGTTAGGAAGTACGTTAATCCAGAGCCCACATGGGATCTGGGGAATTTCTACTATCACCTTACCTTTAACCCTCAACCTCCCCAAGCAACATCTTCCATAACAGTCTCCAGCCCGAAATCTGTTAACATTGCCTCTCTCCCCACGATCCCCCCTGAATTGCCTTCCCAGCAGATTTCACAGAAAACCCTTTCCGTAACTCCCTATTTCAATGACAAATGGAGTTTGGTGGGGCTCAATTTAACATCCTCTATGATTGAAAGATACGAGCAAAATCTGCTTGAAAAAAGAATCCGGGAGTTGATGACCTCCTCCTCGCCCTAGAGGATGGGTTTCCGTCGAGGAAACCCCCTAACTCAAGGACGGGGAGGTTTGAGGGGTAATCCTCACCACCCTCTTTGAAGAGGGTTCGGAGAACCCCTCTGGGATGGTCTCGCCCCAATTACCCCTACCCCCCGCTAAAGCCGAGAGGCTCGGGGTTATGGTTTCCACAACCTTCTTCAAGATATTGAAAGCACCAACAAGGTCAGCGTTCATAACAACGCCCTCTCTGCGACACTTAAACAAACCCCTGAAAATCCTCCCGTTAGTGTGTCGCTGGCCACAGAGAGGGCAAAGCTGAGAGGTAAAAGCCTCATCAACAACCAAAACCTGGATACCATACTCCTCAGCAACTTCCTTCAAGCGTTTAATGACAGTATTAAACCGCCAGACGTGGGAGAGGAGGAAATTCTGCCTTCTGCCCTTATCAGGGTTCCTGCTAATGCCCTTTGGATAACCAACCACAATCCTGCTAACGCCTAACTGATAAAGCCTCTCGACGGTCTGTCTCACAACAGTGTCAATGTAATGCTTTGCCTGAAGTTTAGCCTTCTCGTGCATTCTTTTGAGCTTCTTACTCTTCTTTGCACCACTCTTGTTGAGTTTGGACTGATAATCGGCTATTCTCCTCCGCCAGTAAAAGGCTATTGACTTTAATGGCCTGCCGTTCACGAGGAAGCTTTCGCCGTTCTCAACGTAAACGGCCATTAAGTTGTTCACTCCTAAATCAATTCCCGCTGAGAGACTTCCTAAGGATTGTCTTGGAACTTCAACCCATTCCTCATTGATTAGTTTTTCTTTCACTGTGATGCTGATGTGAGCATACCATTTTCGCTTTACCTCGTCGTAAGTTATCTCTAACCTTCCCTGCTTGCCCCTGAGGTAAATTTTCCCCTTGAATTGAATCCTCAGCCTCCCGAACTTCCCGAGACGTCTCAACTCGATGCCGTTCCCATCAATTCGATACTGGTCGTTTCGGAGTGGGATAATGAACAGTTTCTTTCCGTTCTCTTTCCTGACGAATCCCGGAGGTTTCGGCCTGAACCACTCCGGCAATTCTCCGTTTTTCTTCTTCTTGTTGAGTTGGAAGAAGGAACGCCAGCTTTCGGCGTTCTTTCTGGCCAATTGCTGGACTGTTGAGCCGCCAATCCAGTTTTTGAACTCGTGATAGGCTTCCTTTTCCGTCCCGTTAAAATCAATCCTGCCGAATTCTTTGAATTGTTTTAAACGCTGGTAGTTCAGCTTGTTCCAGATTACTGCCGAAGCGTGAGCTAACTCGAAGAGGGTTTTCCTGCTCCTTGCTCGGCTGGAGTTTGACCGTTACCGAGCGCTTCATCTCGAAGTATAGTATGACTCTTAGGCTTTAAAAGAGTGTTGCTTTCCTGCTTAATGGCTTGTTGGGTAGTGCTTGTCCCCGCCCTGAAGGGCGAGGCTTGCAAAAGAAAAATGTCACTCCCCCACAGGGTGGTTCTTAGAGTACCACTCCACCGTTTTCTTCAGCCCTTCCTCAAGGCTCCACTCCGGCTCGAAGCCAAGACTCCTAATCCCGCTTATATCCGCTAGACTGTGCCTTATGTCACCCGGTCTGGGCTTGTCGAAGAGTACGGAGCTGTTGGCGCCGGTTATCTCGATTACCTTCATCGCCAGCTCGAGGATGGTTGTCTGCTTTCCGGTTGCAACGTTGAACACCCGCCCGTTGCTCCTCCGGCTCTCGGCGGCGAGTATATTCGCCTTAACGACGTCCTTCACGTAAATGAAGTCCCTCGTCTGTTTGCCGTCTCCGAAGATAACGAGCGGCTCGTTCTTCAGGGCGCGGTTGATGAAGATGCTTATAACGCCCGCGTACTGGTTGGCGCTCTGCCTCGGTCCGAAGACGTTGAAGTAGCGCAGCGCAACGACTGGCAGGCCGTACAGCTCGTGAAAAACCCGGAGATACTCCTCGGCGGTCGCCTTGGTCACGCCGTACGGTGAAAGGGGTTTCGGCCTCTCAGTCTCCCTCAGGGGCAGGTTCGGGTTGTCCCCGTAGACCGCTGCGGAGGACGCGAAAATCAGCTTCCCGTGCCCCTCCAAGAGTGCCTTTAAAATGTTCAGGGTGCCCATAACGTTAACTTCCTCCGTGAAAACCGGGTCTCTGACGCTCTCGACGACGCTCACCTGGGCCGCCTCGTGAAAGATGTAGTCCGCGTGGCTTATCAGTTCCGCAACGGCGCTGTAATCCCGGATATCGGCCTTCACAAGCTTCGCACCCGGGGGCACGTTCTCCTCCTTCCCGGTGTAGAGGTTGTCTAGTATAACCACCTCATTGTCCCTGACAAGCTCCCAGGCGATGTGGGAGCCTATGAAGCCCGCTCCTCCTGTGATGACGACAAGCTTGTTCTTCATGTATTCACCCATGAAAAATAAAAGGTGCATCCTCTAAAATTTATCCGTCCGCGATCCGTGCATCCTCAGCTTTACCTCCCGCATGATGTCCTCTTTACTGGGGGATACATCCTTGGAAGATTTATATGCATACTCGATGTCCCTCAGAACGTATGTCAGCTTTTCCAGAATGTCTTTGCTCTTATTCCAAGGGGTTGCATAACGGAACTCGATCATCTCCGCCAGCTCGTCAATGGTGAAGCTGCACACGGTCTCCTGCGTCTTACAGTCAACTATCTCGAGGTTTCCTCCCTCCAGCACAAGCCGGAATTCCTTCTCCTCCTTCATGATGATCACGGATTATTTTAGGGTTTTAATGGTACTTTAAGGTTACGCAGGAAATTTTTTGGACAGTCTCGAAAGATTCTTATATACCTTTCCGCCACAACATAATTAGGGGAA is drawn from Thermococcus celericrescens and contains these coding sequences:
- a CDS encoding DUF2341 domain-containing protein, which codes for MLTRIRTASTALVLIIILGTFGLAVPGINISAQEIGAGSNYLVSPVREGRYALWTTNGRYNPYNPLGDVVHVELILGGDLPEGSEVTVVLYNSSGQRISDGTFVVPRGGLPGGTAFNVSVSQVSASWVDVSKTRVVVLSRDYAYDAGKPIFVDLQKVGLGTYDEKYSQAMIITGSNVPLNWYTIPVGLGISDPNFNWDTVYFTNASGDCLYYWIESQEANSQGSSAWFWLNVTNIPANSRTEIYINYGGSGNPCVDHNDPDKVFLLYDDFNDISNWNSRGGVSPPSNGVLSLYPGQWIWTKRQFPAPYHVEAVVSLGPDDMTNPYDVISSLFGDIQISLGSFFLPWILPSGEGYGEGIGNAYWFTRIPLNGEAQFNVNSPQLDKNSVSWNYGISGSRYTVGRWSFIDMFSLGDAIAIYQNGNSMAYYNVLPGQYGSVGFGQYSGGPLLIDYLFVRKYVNPEPTWDLGNFYYHLTFNPQPPQATSSITVSSPKSVNIASLPTIPPELPSQQISQKTLSVTPYFNDKWSLVGLNLTSSMIERYEQNLLEKRIRELMTSSSP
- a CDS encoding SDR family oxidoreductase; the protein is MKNKLVVITGGAGFIGSHIAWELVRDNEVVILDNLYTGKEENVPPGAKLVKADIRDYSAVAELISHADYIFHEAAQVSVVESVRDPVFTEEVNVMGTLNILKALLEGHGKLIFASSAAVYGDNPNLPLRETERPKPLSPYGVTKATAEEYLRVFHELYGLPVVALRYFNVFGPRQSANQYAGVISIFINRALKNEPLVIFGDGKQTRDFIYVKDVVKANILAAESRRSNGRVFNVATGKQTTILELAMKVIEITGANSSVLFDKPRPGDIRHSLADISGIRSLGFEPEWSLEEGLKKTVEWYSKNHPVGE